The DNA sequence GCGTGATATATTGCTAGATGACATGGTGACTGCCTTCGAAAATAGATTAAACGTGTTAAACAACATCATAGAAAAATCAGCCAACTAAACGCCACCATGGTTAATAATACTGATTACCAATCCATAAACGATAAATATAAAGAAACAAGAAAATAGACAAAAGAGGAAACACAAGTGCGCCGATCAAAACTGGAAATGTATGTCGACATTCTGACGGTACTCGCTCACCGAGGACCCTTAAAGCTAACACACGTAATGTACAAAGCCAACGTCAACTGCAGCGTACTCAAAGAATACCTCGACTTCCTAATGAAACAAGGTCTAGTCGAGGAACGTACCATCGGCAAACGCCGAGTAGTCTTCGCCATCACCCAACGCGGCATTACAGTTCTAAAGTACTTCAAGGAACTAAAACAGGTCTTGCCTATCGTCGAAGAAGCACGAAACCAAGCACCAGTTCCCTTCTAAACCCCCATCTTCCCAACAACATTTTCCTTTACTGCTTTTCAAACTAATTCCCTTCTTAACCGTCACAGTGTTTTTCTGGTTAACTTTTTTTGGTTTCATCCATCTGTAGTTCAGTATCGCAAGACTTAATAAACAGTAATGGTTTTAGTATACAACAATAGTACAGATGAAATACAATTCAGGGATAATGCGTGATAAGAAACGACCTGTCTAGTAAAAAGCCGCTGAGCATACTTGAGAAGATAGAAGAAAATCTTGTCAAGCTTAACGAGAAGATGGAAGTCATGATTGAGATTCAGAAAAACGGATCCGGGGAGACTTCTCGGGTTATGCCTAGCGTGCCTGATGCATCCTTGGATGTTATGACTCTGCTTTCTATGCCTGATCATCTGCGAAAGACCGCCATGACTATTTGTCGATGCAGCCGCGCGACTGCAGAGGAAGTTGCGGGTCAGACGCAGCGTGCCAGGGCGGTTGAGAGTGCGTATCTTAATCAGCTGGTCATTATGGGTTATGTAAAGAAGGAACGTAGGGGTAGAAAGGCATACTTTTACATAGATAGGGAAACACAGAGTTGAGTTTATGAGCAAAATCATTGCTGTTCACAGCTACAAGGGCGGTACCGGTAAAACCTCGATGTCAGTTAACTTGGCGGCGACATTTGCCAAGATGGGGAAACGAGTTTGCCTCTTTGATTTGGACTTCCGTGCACCCAGCTTGTTTGCTATCCTTAAAGCCCAAAACATCGAACACTGGTTTAACGATTACCTAAACAGCACCTGCGAAATCAACCAAGCCATAGTGGACCTTAGCAGCAGACTTACGGGCACCGGAAAATTCTATGCTTGCCTTGCCAACCCATCCACCGAAGCCATCCGCGACATGTCCAGCAAAGACCGCAAATGGGAAATGCGGGCGCTCGGACGGCTCTTGGCGCTGCGGGAAGTGCTGCTTCGGGACCAAAAATTCGATTACCTAGTCTTTGACACCAGCCCAGGTCTTCAGTACTCCTCAATTAACGCCATTGTAGCCGCAGACTTCGTGGTGGTGGCGACAACCGGCGACCGCAGCGATGTAGACGGCACCAAACGCATGCTAGCAGAACTCTACAACCTCTTCGAGAAGAAAACCGGGTTGGTACTAAACAAGGTTCTTGACCCCTCCGCGACTTCACGCAAAGCCGAAATGGCCGCAAAAATCAAAACCGACTACCAAGTTCCACTGCTAGGCATAATGCCCTGCTTCTGCGAGGTTCTACGTGCCGAAGGCAACTTCATCTTCGTCCAAGACAAACCCGATCACCCCTTCACAAAAATCGTTTCAGAGATGGCTAAAAAAATCGACACCGACCAAGTCAACTAAATTCCCGCTTGACGCTACATTCCTTTCTTTTCTGAAAAGGGCTTTTTCTTTACTATCTACTGTAGCTACATAGCGTAGTCACTGTTGCTCTGCTGCCTCTATCCCCCCTCTATTTATAGTCAAAAAAGCGGGTGGAAAAGGCTGCTTTTTTCGTTTACATTGTTTCTCTATACCTGAAAGGAAGCGGCAGAGATTTTCTAAATGCTTGTCGCTTAATTAGATAAGGTTTTTTATGTTTTATTAAAGTGGTTTCAACGGGTCGCTTGATGGCTTGGCGGCGGCATGCGGTTTAGCGGTTCATGATGTCTGCGAGGGCTAAAACGAAATCTTCGATGCAGTCGAAGGTTTGCCCAAACTGCAGCGTCGAGGTTATCGTGGTAACGGGGGTTTCTCCGCTGACGAGCATATGTGTGGCGTTCTGGTTATGTTTTAGATTCACTTTCAGGGTCGAGCCATATGATGTGAGGGTGTCTGC is a window from the Candidatus Bathyarchaeota archaeon genome containing:
- a CDS encoding transcriptional regulator codes for the protein MIRNDLSSKKPLSILEKIEENLVKLNEKMEVMIEIQKNGSGETSRVMPSVPDASLDVMTLLSMPDHLRKTAMTICRCSRATAEEVAGQTQRARAVESAYLNQLVIMGYVKKERRGRKAYFYIDRETQS
- a CDS encoding MinD/ParA family protein; protein product: MSKIIAVHSYKGGTGKTSMSVNLAATFAKMGKRVCLFDLDFRAPSLFAILKAQNIEHWFNDYLNSTCEINQAIVDLSSRLTGTGKFYACLANPSTEAIRDMSSKDRKWEMRALGRLLALREVLLRDQKFDYLVFDTSPGLQYSSINAIVAADFVVVATTGDRSDVDGTKRMLAELYNLFEKKTGLVLNKVLDPSATSRKAEMAAKIKTDYQVPLLGIMPCFCEVLRAEGNFIFVQDKPDHPFTKIVSEMAKKIDTDQVN